In Tautonia rosea, one DNA window encodes the following:
- a CDS encoding PEP-CTERM sorting domain-containing protein: MFPFPFEVINIMTKRFTFLAALALVASFASSAMAQGTATIGFAGFSQSAGINTINYTRSVGANPLPAYLTATTQVTFTINDPVFMIDPLGPTSYTGATFMLSAESSTAATASGQEGFFGTFSIMGSGGENLLSGTFDSALLQQVGSGRAAFNTGSVDFTSDIFIPGLFREEFIFSIIGGFTNLVVTNGAYQDFTASRLSGDFSAIPEPATLAMAGLGIFALPLAVRAARRRRSVDAN; the protein is encoded by the coding sequence GTGTTTCCCTTTCCCTTCGAGGTCATCAACATTATGACGAAACGATTTACCTTCCTGGCCGCGCTCGCGCTGGTGGCCTCGTTTGCCTCCAGTGCAATGGCTCAGGGCACCGCAACCATTGGGTTTGCGGGCTTCTCGCAGTCGGCTGGCATCAACACGATCAATTACACGCGGTCTGTAGGTGCCAATCCGCTGCCGGCCTACCTCACGGCCACGACGCAGGTGACGTTCACCATCAACGATCCGGTCTTCATGATCGATCCGTTGGGCCCGACGAGCTACACGGGTGCAACCTTCATGCTGTCGGCCGAATCCAGCACGGCGGCCACGGCTTCTGGTCAGGAAGGTTTCTTCGGAACCTTCTCCATCATGGGTTCGGGTGGCGAAAACCTCCTGAGCGGCACCTTCGACTCGGCCTTGCTGCAGCAGGTGGGCTCGGGCCGTGCGGCCTTCAACACCGGCTCCGTCGACTTCACGTCGGACATCTTCATCCCGGGCCTGTTCAGGGAAGAGTTCATCTTCAGCATCATTGGTGGCTTCACCAATCTGGTCGTCACCAACGGCGCGTACCAGGACTTCACGGCCAGCCGACTCTCGGGCGACTTCTCCGCGATCCCCGAGCCGGCCACCTTGGCCATGGCTGGTCTGGGCATCTTCGCCCTGCCGCTGGCCGTTCGGGCCGCTCGTCGTCGCCGCTCGGTTGACGCCAACTGA
- a CDS encoding ParA family protein, which produces MRSVAVTNAKGGVGKSTTAINLAASLADLGRRVLLIDADPSGNASLGLFPAGLPSEGLADLLLDDAEMADVVLPSSVEGLDVIPPGDRLGSCSDQMGGSQGLGQGREFRVRRVLRRVCDHDVVILDTSPVQTPLNVAILYAVGEVVIPIDPCIAALAGVKTLETLIREVGSLRQEFTDAGPLMLTGVLITRVDRTLVARQIEAEVRDYFGDLAFERSVPTSVRFREAYARGVPLVRYDPYGAGSRAYQAAAEAFLIRGGELVDSARTKPDGNTLHEAPSEDDAPIEEQGGASGAAA; this is translated from the coding sequence ATGCGGAGCGTCGCCGTGACCAACGCAAAAGGAGGGGTCGGCAAGAGCACGACCGCCATCAACCTGGCAGCCAGCCTGGCTGACCTGGGACGGCGAGTGCTTCTGATCGACGCCGACCCGTCGGGCAATGCGTCGCTCGGCCTCTTCCCGGCAGGGTTGCCGTCGGAAGGGTTGGCCGACCTCTTGCTCGACGACGCAGAGATGGCCGATGTGGTCTTGCCCAGCAGTGTCGAGGGGCTCGACGTGATCCCTCCCGGGGATCGTCTCGGCTCCTGCTCCGATCAGATGGGAGGCAGCCAGGGGCTTGGCCAGGGCAGAGAGTTCCGGGTCCGCCGCGTGCTGCGTCGGGTCTGCGATCACGATGTCGTGATCCTCGATACCAGCCCCGTGCAAACGCCCCTCAACGTGGCCATCCTTTATGCCGTTGGCGAGGTCGTCATCCCGATCGACCCGTGCATCGCCGCCCTGGCTGGGGTCAAGACACTCGAAACCTTGATCCGGGAGGTCGGCTCACTTCGCCAGGAATTTACCGACGCCGGGCCTCTGATGCTCACCGGCGTCCTGATCACCCGGGTCGATCGGACCCTGGTGGCTCGCCAGATCGAAGCCGAAGTGCGTGACTACTTCGGCGACCTGGCCTTCGAACGGTCGGTGCCGACCTCGGTCCGCTTCCGGGAAGCCTATGCCCGGGGCGTCCCTCTGGTCCGTTACGATCCTTACGGAGCCGGGAGCCGCGCCTATCAGGCCGCGGCCGAAGCGTTCCTGATCCGGGGCGGCGAGTTGGTTGATTCGGCTCGCACCAAGCCCGATGGGAACACGTTGCACGAAGCACCCTCCGAGGATGACGCACCGATCGAGGAGCAGGGCGGCGCTTCCGGCGCCGCTGCGTGA
- a CDS encoding sugar transferase: MSTTTTQSVLLSEQIARMVGGGTSTDQALVLPGPSLAVAPTTIASRFKRAIDFSASALGLVLLAPLMLVIAAAVRLSSPGPVFFRQLRLGRGGEPFYVLKFRTMVADAERRLSDLESHNEAAGGVLFKIRRDPRVTPLGRFLRRSSLDELPQLINVLRGEMSLVGPRPLQLRDSYRLEALDSEAFNRRLSVMPGITGPWQIGGRSDGTEGMVHQDLDYIANWSLSADLKILILTIPAVLCARGAC; the protein is encoded by the coding sequence ATGAGCACTACGACGACCCAATCCGTACTCTTATCCGAGCAGATCGCCCGGATGGTTGGGGGAGGGACGTCTACGGATCAGGCGTTGGTGTTGCCAGGCCCTTCGCTCGCCGTAGCCCCGACGACGATCGCCTCACGCTTCAAGCGGGCCATCGACTTTTCGGCCTCGGCCCTCGGGCTGGTGCTGCTGGCACCGCTGATGCTGGTGATTGCCGCGGCAGTGCGGCTGAGCTCTCCTGGACCGGTCTTCTTTCGTCAGCTTCGTCTCGGTCGCGGCGGTGAACCCTTCTACGTTCTGAAGTTCCGCACCATGGTTGCCGATGCCGAGCGTCGGCTCAGCGACCTTGAATCGCACAATGAGGCGGCCGGTGGCGTGCTGTTCAAGATTCGGCGCGATCCGAGAGTCACTCCATTGGGTCGCTTCTTGAGGCGTTCGAGTCTCGATGAGCTGCCGCAACTGATTAATGTGCTCCGCGGTGAAATGAGTCTGGTCGGTCCTCGTCCGTTACAGCTTCGCGACTCGTACCGGCTCGAAGCCCTCGATTCTGAAGCGTTCAACCGTCGTTTGAGTGTGATGCCTGGGATCACTGGCCCCTGGCAAATTGGTGGCCGTAGCGATGGGACCGAGGGGATGGTTCACCAGGATCTCGACTACATCGCGAACTGGTCCCTCTCGGCTGATCTGAAAATTCTCATCCTGACGATCCCTGCGGTTCTGTGTGCTCGTGGTGCCTGCTGA
- a CDS encoding Hsp20/alpha crystallin family protein yields MAIERWDPFREMVSLRDAFNSLLQESFVRPDSLPSGGSALVLPLDISETPEAFVVRASLPGIKPEDVQVTIHGDTLTIQAETQTEQEQEQETWHLRERRHGTFRRTVTLAVPVDADRATAEHDHGVLRLTLPKAESARPKQIKVGPAASRSS; encoded by the coding sequence ATGGCGATCGAACGTTGGGATCCGTTCCGCGAGATGGTGAGCCTCCGCGATGCGTTCAACTCGCTCTTGCAAGAGAGCTTTGTGAGGCCTGATAGCCTGCCCTCGGGAGGATCAGCCTTGGTGTTGCCTCTGGACATTTCGGAAACGCCAGAGGCCTTCGTGGTCCGAGCGTCCTTGCCTGGAATCAAGCCTGAAGACGTTCAGGTAACCATTCATGGCGATACCTTGACGATTCAGGCCGAGACGCAAACCGAGCAGGAGCAAGAGCAAGAAACGTGGCACCTCCGCGAGCGGCGGCACGGGACCTTCCGCCGGACGGTAACCCTCGCGGTCCCTGTCGACGCGGATCGCGCAACGGCTGAGCACGATCATGGAGTTTTGCGGCTCACGCTGCCGAAGGCCGAATCGGCTCGTCCCAAGCAAATCAAGGTGGGGCCGGCTGCCTCTCGGTCCTCCTGA
- a CDS encoding replication initiator protein A, which yields MDKPDRDASLFDDLDDQIPTDENAAEPAFKDELNLAEFPIASLADRVPDGQTTLVFEDRLDRRDGPPIVRRLTIMGTAKHGLPTSMDDEILVGLIQLTKRWNNFTEPKVNFSRYELIELLGWPQTGQSYRRIEEALHRWVGIVLSYENAWWDNTEKSWVDENFHVLDNVTLFDRERRRPSRNVGASQGGGTQKRGKRGNAPPPLSSFKWNEVIFRSFQSGNLKQIDLEFYLKLRLPTTKRVFRFLDKRFYRCERLEFDLRTFACEHIGLSRSYKPTELKRRLRPAIAELEQQGFLEPMSEEARYLRKTRGSWQIVFLRGPRGRSTIEPTAEERVELMAVLTDRGVTPRIAVELVERYPPEMIRSKVAIFDWMARQDDKRLAKNPAGYLVSSIRDDYQAPEGYIPPDDAEQLARAEASVAEEERRRREEELEAEERLRAEEAAEVARIAELKARWEALSSADRETIKAQVKAAHPGLRRSRNALERFCLEALDARLKGQNPPDQPSLFADDDA from the coding sequence GTGGACAAGCCCGATCGAGACGCCTCACTTTTCGACGATCTGGACGACCAGATTCCCACCGACGAGAACGCGGCGGAGCCTGCCTTCAAGGACGAGCTGAACCTGGCCGAGTTCCCGATCGCCTCGCTCGCGGATCGGGTTCCCGACGGCCAGACCACGCTGGTGTTCGAGGACCGGCTCGATCGCCGCGACGGACCTCCCATCGTGCGCCGACTGACCATCATGGGGACAGCCAAACACGGATTGCCAACGTCGATGGACGACGAGATCCTCGTTGGCCTCATCCAGTTGACCAAGCGATGGAACAACTTCACCGAGCCAAAAGTCAATTTTTCTCGCTACGAATTGATTGAACTGCTGGGCTGGCCTCAGACGGGACAGAGCTACCGGAGGATCGAGGAGGCCCTGCATCGCTGGGTGGGAATTGTCCTCTCATATGAAAATGCATGGTGGGATAACACAGAAAAAAGCTGGGTTGATGAAAACTTTCACGTGTTGGATAATGTTACGCTTTTTGATCGTGAACGTCGTCGTCCTTCCCGGAATGTTGGGGCATCCCAGGGAGGGGGGACTCAAAAGCGAGGTAAACGAGGAAACGCCCCTCCTCCGCTCTCAAGTTTTAAGTGGAATGAGGTGATTTTCCGAAGTTTTCAAAGCGGAAATTTGAAACAGATCGATCTTGAGTTTTATTTAAAATTAAGACTTCCGACAACAAAACGCGTTTTCAGATTCCTCGATAAGCGATTTTATCGATGTGAACGGCTTGAATTCGATCTGCGCACGTTTGCCTGCGAGCACATAGGCCTGAGCCGATCGTACAAGCCGACCGAATTAAAACGCCGCCTGCGTCCTGCGATTGCCGAGCTGGAGCAACAAGGGTTTCTGGAACCGATGAGCGAGGAGGCCCGCTACCTGCGTAAGACACGAGGATCCTGGCAGATCGTTTTTCTCCGAGGTCCGCGGGGGCGATCGACGATTGAGCCGACCGCCGAGGAACGCGTGGAGCTAATGGCGGTGCTGACGGATCGGGGGGTCACCCCTCGGATTGCCGTCGAACTGGTTGAGCGATACCCCCCGGAGATGATCCGTTCGAAAGTCGCCATTTTTGACTGGATGGCGAGGCAGGACGATAAGCGATTGGCCAAGAACCCGGCAGGGTATCTTGTATCCTCGATCCGAGACGATTATCAGGCTCCCGAAGGATACATCCCCCCCGACGATGCCGAGCAGCTCGCCCGCGCCGAAGCATCTGTCGCCGAGGAGGAGCGACGGCGTCGAGAAGAGGAACTCGAAGCTGAGGAGCGACTTCGGGCAGAAGAGGCGGCCGAGGTGGCTCGCATTGCCGAACTCAAAGCTCGCTGGGAAGCCCTGTCTTCGGCCGATCGAGAGACGATCAAGGCCCAGGTCAAGGCGGCACATCCCGGGCTTCGTCGCTCCCGGAACGCCCTGGAACGGTTTTGCCTTGAGGCGCTTGACGCCCGCCTCAAGGGGCAGAATCCTCCCGATCAGCCGTCGCTCTTCGCGGACGATGATGCCTGA
- a CDS encoding FHA domain-containing protein, whose translation MALESSKDERGRTLITRPDGHPEPAGSNIPALQSTLWATGGLRLRLIGPDGQGTIAIINRPFALIGRASTADIPVLSRDASLRHVYLHRNAHGVFAVDLVSRTGTRFDDAAPGSRASWLRPGSGLELAGHRVELLEPGSARNRHPLVLPEIDPLAAGNSFAPLVLRPEDDPDQAASMLSELSFLGRSRACALRVEGEMVARVHAVLVRSASGSFLVNLAGSGLTINGEPSPLVVAMRDGDQLGLGRRRFLVQLPSGPQAGLASPPAPRGLSSPVVSSNRSLASPALSNQPESDDVTRALQAVRDGQDDLIRTNDQFQHALVAAVRQLYQEQNALFEQHLDRLDRLQHEVAELRAELRERLDPSPLLPPAPDRSNVLPPPASAPRDVPRPSLAPGSERATSWLIDRLGELEEQVEQESRSGWRDLLSRLGTPLRARDGL comes from the coding sequence TTGGCCCTTGAATCCTCCAAAGATGAGCGAGGGAGGACCCTCATCACTCGTCCCGATGGTCACCCTGAACCGGCTGGCTCAAACATCCCGGCCCTGCAGTCCACGCTCTGGGCTACGGGAGGGCTCCGCCTGCGACTGATAGGACCCGATGGCCAGGGAACCATTGCGATTATCAACCGTCCGTTTGCCCTGATTGGACGAGCCTCGACGGCTGACATTCCGGTCTTGAGCCGGGACGCGAGCCTCAGGCATGTCTACCTGCACCGAAATGCTCACGGGGTCTTCGCGGTTGATCTAGTTTCCCGGACGGGAACGCGGTTCGATGATGCGGCACCCGGTTCCCGAGCCTCCTGGCTCCGGCCTGGAAGTGGCCTGGAGTTGGCCGGACACCGTGTCGAGCTGCTCGAACCCGGCTCGGCGAGGAACCGCCACCCGTTGGTTCTACCTGAGATCGACCCGCTGGCTGCAGGCAATTCCTTTGCCCCGCTGGTGCTGCGGCCCGAGGATGATCCCGATCAGGCAGCCTCGATGCTTTCGGAGCTGTCGTTTCTGGGACGGAGCCGCGCCTGCGCTCTGCGAGTCGAAGGGGAAATGGTTGCCCGGGTCCATGCCGTCCTCGTTCGGTCGGCTTCGGGGAGCTTTCTCGTCAACCTCGCCGGGTCTGGTCTGACGATCAATGGCGAGCCGTCCCCTCTTGTCGTCGCGATGCGCGATGGGGATCAGCTGGGTCTGGGCCGACGTCGGTTTCTGGTGCAACTGCCTTCGGGACCTCAAGCGGGCCTTGCCTCCCCACCGGCGCCTCGAGGGCTTTCGTCTCCCGTCGTCTCTTCAAACCGGTCTCTGGCGTCCCCTGCACTCTCCAATCAACCGGAAAGCGACGACGTGACGCGAGCACTCCAGGCCGTCCGAGACGGCCAGGACGACTTGATCCGGACCAACGACCAGTTTCAGCATGCTCTGGTGGCCGCCGTCCGACAGCTCTACCAGGAACAGAATGCCCTGTTCGAGCAGCATCTCGACCGACTCGACCGCCTTCAGCACGAGGTGGCTGAACTCCGGGCCGAGCTTCGGGAACGCCTCGACCCCTCCCCGTTGCTCCCTCCTGCTCCCGATCGTTCGAACGTCTTGCCTCCCCCTGCATCGGCCCCTCGAGACGTCCCTCGCCCCTCGCTCGCTCCCGGCTCAGAGCGAGCGACCTCCTGGCTGATCGATCGCCTCGGTGAGCTGGAAGAGCAAGTCGAACAGGAATCACGATCGGGGTGGCGCGACCTGCTCTCGCGGCTCGGAACCCCCTTGCGTGCACGAGACGGCCTCTGA
- a CDS encoding acyltransferase family protein, whose translation MLDTQAPPATAPTPRSDRLLSIDALRGLDMLCIVGGDRLVLAWAAWSGSVTASTVAQQFEHIDWEGFRFYDLIFPLFLFLVGAVLPFSLSKAAEQGKGAVSRRIGRRVILLFALGLLCNGVLQFDWENLRITGVLQRIAICYGIAAVIVMNTSTRTQILTGAAILLGYWALLAGVAPPGGTAGDFSKEGNLAGWVDRHYLPGKILEPYYGFGDNEGLLSTIPAVATVLMGALSGAWLRSKRQTPWQKALGLLLAGILSVIIGTLWGAWFPIIKNLWTSSFVLVAGGWSLILLAAFYTLIDVLRWRRWAFVLVVVGVNAITIYVVPRFLDFDRIAQFFLGGVYTLSDRLIPGDFLPVAAAIGTLLVQWLFLLYLYKRRLFLRV comes from the coding sequence ATGCTCGACACCCAGGCACCGCCGGCCACGGCGCCGACCCCTCGATCCGATCGCCTGCTCTCGATCGACGCCCTCCGAGGGCTCGACATGCTCTGCATCGTCGGCGGCGATCGCCTGGTCCTGGCCTGGGCGGCCTGGTCGGGCTCCGTGACCGCCTCGACCGTCGCCCAGCAGTTCGAGCACATCGACTGGGAAGGATTCCGCTTTTACGACCTGATCTTTCCGCTCTTCCTCTTTCTTGTCGGAGCCGTCTTGCCGTTCTCTCTCAGCAAGGCGGCCGAGCAGGGCAAGGGAGCAGTCTCCCGTCGGATCGGCCGCCGGGTGATTCTGCTGTTTGCCCTTGGCCTGCTTTGTAATGGGGTGTTGCAGTTTGACTGGGAGAACCTACGGATCACGGGGGTCCTGCAGCGGATCGCCATCTGCTACGGAATCGCTGCGGTGATCGTGATGAACACCTCCACGCGTACCCAAATTCTCACTGGTGCGGCTATCCTGCTTGGCTACTGGGCCTTGCTGGCGGGAGTCGCTCCCCCAGGAGGGACGGCGGGCGATTTCTCCAAGGAGGGAAACCTTGCCGGATGGGTCGATCGCCACTATCTGCCCGGGAAGATCCTCGAACCGTATTACGGGTTTGGCGACAATGAAGGGTTACTCTCAACAATCCCGGCTGTCGCCACGGTCTTGATGGGTGCGTTGAGCGGTGCCTGGCTGCGATCGAAACGACAGACCCCCTGGCAGAAGGCACTCGGCCTGCTCCTGGCCGGCATCCTGAGCGTGATCATTGGCACGCTCTGGGGAGCCTGGTTTCCCATCATCAAAAATTTATGGACAAGCTCGTTCGTGCTCGTCGCTGGCGGTTGGAGTCTGATCCTGCTGGCCGCCTTCTACACCTTGATCGATGTCTTGCGGTGGCGGCGATGGGCGTTCGTTCTCGTGGTCGTTGGCGTCAACGCCATCACGATCTACGTCGTACCACGGTTCCTTGACTTTGACCGGATCGCCCAGTTCTTTCTGGGAGGGGTCTACACCCTCTCCGACCGCCTGATCCCCGGCGACTTCCTTCCCGTGGCCGCGGCAATCGGAACTCTGCTGGTCCAATGGCTCTTCCTGCTGTATCTCTACAAGCGTCGCCTCTTCCTTCGCGTCTGA
- a CDS encoding exosortase-associated EpsI family protein gives MAQHNLRRRCFVPDQPQLDQPTSVARRSLGPSPWIWMIVGCVLVAASGVVRIRQEQLFADASLSVKQSPFPLRDLPTSLGGHWEMIKEEELEAETQQIAGCSDYMYRFYANNHTGVTLKVLVAFGPATQVFPHSPDICFPAQGYQATGKTRRVNVPVKTAGATSSPEDESEVSTTVPFRAMIFTRPEAGREEYIESYFSFWHDGRWDPDANETKRKFQHRPAMFKIQVDRGISSRERDVAQSASEEFVTALVTELNQRIDDWIKNPNLQVSE, from the coding sequence ATGGCCCAACATAACCTCCGGAGGAGATGTTTCGTGCCTGATCAGCCCCAGCTTGACCAGCCTACCTCGGTTGCGCGTCGCTCCCTTGGGCCGTCTCCCTGGATCTGGATGATCGTGGGTTGTGTGCTGGTGGCAGCGTCGGGCGTGGTGCGGATCCGCCAGGAACAACTGTTTGCCGATGCCTCGCTGAGCGTCAAACAGTCTCCGTTTCCTCTGCGAGACCTTCCCACATCACTGGGAGGGCACTGGGAGATGATCAAGGAAGAAGAACTGGAAGCCGAGACGCAACAGATTGCTGGATGCTCGGATTATATGTACCGCTTTTATGCGAACAACCACACGGGAGTGACGCTCAAGGTGCTGGTTGCATTTGGGCCAGCCACCCAGGTCTTTCCTCACTCGCCAGACATTTGCTTCCCTGCTCAGGGGTATCAGGCCACCGGAAAAACACGGCGGGTCAACGTGCCAGTGAAAACCGCCGGAGCGACCAGTTCCCCCGAGGACGAGTCCGAGGTGTCAACGACCGTTCCTTTCCGGGCAATGATTTTCACTCGTCCCGAAGCGGGACGGGAAGAGTATATCGAATCTTACTTTTCGTTCTGGCACGATGGGCGCTGGGATCCTGATGCCAACGAAACGAAGCGCAAGTTCCAGCACCGGCCAGCGATGTTCAAGATACAGGTCGATCGTGGAATCAGTTCCAGGGAACGAGACGTTGCCCAAAGTGCGAGCGAGGAGTTTGTGACAGCCCTCGTCACCGAACTCAACCAACGCATCGACGATTGGATCAAGAATCCCAACCTTCAAGTGAGTGAGTGA